One window of Trifolium pratense cultivar HEN17-A07 linkage group LG5, ARS_RC_1.1, whole genome shotgun sequence genomic DNA carries:
- the LOC123884459 gene encoding protein CTR9 homolog, with amino-acid sequence MASVYIPVQNSEEEVRVNLDQLPRDASDILDILKAEQAPLDLWLIIAREYFKQGKVDQFRQILEEGSSPEIDEYYADIRYERIAILNALGAYYSYLGKIETKQREKEEHFILATQYYNKASRIDMHEPSTWVGKGQLLLAKGEVEQASSAFKIVLEGDRDNVPALLGQACVEFNRGKYADSLELYKRALQVYPNCPAAVRLGIGLCRYKLGQFEKARQAFERVLQLDPENVEALVALAIMDLRSNEAAGIRKGMVKMQRAFEIYPYCAMALNYLANHFFFTGQHFLVEQLTETALSVTNHGPTKSHSYYNLARSYHSKGDYDKAGVYYMASVKEISKPHEFVFPYYGLGQVQIKLGDFRSALSNFEKVLEVYPDNCETLKALAYIYVQLGQTDKGHEFIRKATKIDPRDAQAFLELGELLILSDTGAALDAFKTARTLFKKGGQEAPIELLNNIGVLQFERGEFEFAKQTFKEALGDGIWLSFFSEANKSSIDAATSTLQFKDMQLFHDLESNGQLVEVPWDKVTVIFNLARLLEQLNESGTASILYRLILFKYPDYIDAYLRLAAISKARNNILLSIELVNDALKVNGKCPNALSMLGELELKNDDWVKAKETLRAASDATDGKDSYATLSLGNWNYFAAVRNEKRNPKLEATHLEKAKELYTKVMIQHSSNLYAANGAAVVFAEKGHFDVSKDIFTQVQEAASGSVFVQMPDVWINLAHVYFAQGNFALAVKMYQNCLRKFYHNTDSQVLLYLARTYYEAEQWQDCIKTLQRAIHLAPSNYTLRFDAGVAMQKFSASTLQKAKRTADEVRATVAGLQNAVRIFSQLSAASNLHIHGFDEKKIDTHVGYCTHLLSAAKVHLEAAEREEQQIRQRQEVARQVALAEEARRKAEEQRKIQMDRRKHEDELKIVQKQEEHFKRVKEQWKSSTHSKRRERSDDEDGGTAEKKKRKGGKRRKKDKHSKSHNDTEEMEPGEMEPDMMDEQEMEDEDANTNYREELQTDTKDVEENPHGLLALAGLEDSDADDEPAAGPSSTISRRRQALSESDDDEPIMKQQSPVRENSVDMEESDGEIRGGEKTHGDDASDEEK; translated from the exons ATGGCGTCCGTTTACATACCTGTTCAAAATTCAGAGGAAGAAGTTAGGGTTAATCTCGATCAACTTCCGAGGGATGCTTCTGATATCCTTGATATCCTCAAAGCTGAACAAGCTCCTCTCGATCTTTGGCTCATTATCGCT CGGGAGTACTTCAAGCAGGGAAAAGTTGATCAGTTTCGCCAGATTTTGGAAGAAGGATCCAGTCCAG AAATTGATGAATATTATGCTGATATTAGATATGAGAGGATTGCTATCTTAAATGCCCTTGGGGCTTACTATAGCTACCTTGGAAAAATAGAGacaaaacaaagagaaaaagagGAGCATTTCATTTTAGCAACACAATATTACAATAAAGCATCAAGGATAGACATGCATGAGCCCTCTACTTGGGTTGGAAAAG GTCAGCTTTTGTTAGCAAAGGGTGAAGTTGAACAGGCATCTTCTGCATTTAAGATTGTGTTAGAAGGAGATCGTGACAATGTTCCTGCTCTTTTAGGCCAG GCATGTGTCGAGTTCAACCGTGGAAAATATGCGGATTCGCTTGAGTTGTATAAG AGGGCATTGCAAGTGTATCCCAATTGCCCCGCAGCTGTGAGACTTGGCATAGGTCTATGTCGCTACAAATTAGGTCAATTTGAAAAGGCTCGACAGGCATTTGAGCGTGTTTTGCAG CTTGATCCAGAAAATGTCGAGGCTCTTGTTGCACTTGCAATAATGGACTTGCGCTCTAACGAAG CTGCTGGAATTAGGAAAGGAATGGTAAAAATGCAGAGGGCATTTGAGATTTACCCGTACTGTGCAATGGCTCTGAATTATCTTGCAAATCATTTCTTCTTCACTGGTCAACATTTTTTGGTCGAGCAACTGACTGAAACTGCATTATCTGTTACCAATCATGGTCCAACAAAGTCTCACTCTTATTACAATTTAGCACGTTCTTACCATAGCAAG GGGGACTATGATAAAGCTGGGGTGTATTACATGGCGTCTGTCAAGGAAATTAGCAAGCCCCATGAATTTGTGTTTCCTTATTATG GTTTGGGACAAGTACAAATTAAGTTGGGAGATTTTAGAAGTGCACTCTCAAACTTTGAAAAGGTTTTGGAGGTGTACCCAGATAATTGCGAGACATTGAAA GCTCTTGCTTACATATATGTTCAGCTTGGTCAGACTGACAAAGGCCATGAATTTATCAGGAAAGCTACAAAAATTGATCCCCGTGATGCCCAG GCATTTCTTGAATTAGGAGAATTGTTAATTTTGTCCGACACAGGTGCTGCACTGGATGCATTCAAAACT GCCCGTACTCTTTTTAAGAAGGGAGGTCAGGAAGCACCAATTGAATTACTCAACAATATTGGTGTCCTCCAGTTCGAAAGGGGAGAATTTGAG tTTGCTAAACAAACTTTTAAGGAAGCTCTTGGTGATGGAATTTGGCTTTCTTTCTTTAGTGAGGCAAATAAGTCTTCCATTGATGCTGCTACTTCTACTCTTCAATTCAAGGACATGCAATTATTTCATGACCTTGAAAGTAATGGTCAACTTGTTGAAGTACCATGGGATAAAGTCACAGTAATCTTTAACCTGGCCAGATTACTTGAGCAGTTAAATGAATCTGGAACTGCAAGCATATTATATCGTCTAATCTTGTTTAAG TACCCAGACTACATTGATGCGTATCTGAGGCTTGCTGCTATTTCAAAGGCTCGGAACAACATTCTATTAAGCATTGAACTG GTTAATGATGCCCTGAAGGTGAATGGCAAGTGTCCAAATGCATTATCTATGCTGGGTGAGTTGGAGCTGAAAAATGATGATTGGGTGAAGGCAAAAGAAACTCTCCGGGCAGCCAGTGACGCCACTGACGGGAAGGATTCATATGCTACACTTTCTCTA GGAAACTGGAACTACTTTGCTGCAGTTCGCAATGAAAAGCGTAATCCAAAGCTAGAAGCTACTCATTTGGAAAAGGCTAAGGAGCTTTATACCAAA GTTATGATTCAGCATTCTTCTAATTTATATGCTGCCAATGGTGCTGCAGTCGTTTTTGCAGAAAAAGGCCATTTTGATGTTTCAAAAGATATCTTTACGCAG GTTCAAGAAGCTGCCAGCGGTAGTGTTTTTGTCCAGATGCCTGACGTTTGGATAAATCTGGCCCATGTCTATTTTGCTCAGGGGAATTTTGCTTTGGCCGTCAAAATG TATCAGAATTGCTTGCGGAAGTTTTATCATAACACAGACTCACAAGTACTTCTATACTTGGCACGCACCTATTATGAAGCCGAACAGTGGCAAGACTGTATTAAAACTCTACAGAGAGCCATCCATTTAGCACCCTCAAACTACACATTAAGGTTTGATGCAGGGGTTGCAATGCAGAAGTTTTCAGCATCAACGCTTCAAAAGGCAAAGAGGACTGCAGATGAG GTGAGAGCAACGGTTGCAGGGCTGCAAAATGCTGTCCGTATATTTAGTCAGTTGTCTGCTGCTTCCAACCTACATATTCATGGATTTGATGAGAAGAAGATTGATACTCATGTTGGATACTGCACCCACTTACTTTCGGCTGCAAAAGTTCATCTTGAAGCAGCTGAGCGTGAGGAACAACAAATACGGCAGAGACAGGAAGTTGCACGTCAGGTTGCATTGGCTGAGGAAGCCAGGCGTAAGGCTGAAGAGCAAAGGAAAATCCAG aTGGATAGGAGAAAGCATGAGGACGAGTTAAAAATAGTTCAAAAACAGGAGGAGCATTTTAAGCGTGTTAAG GAACAATGGAAGAGCAGCACACATTCAAAACGGAGGGAAAGGTCGGATGATGAAGATGGTGGTACTgctgagaaaaagaaaagaaaaggtggAAAGAGGAGGAAGAAGGATAAGCACTCAAAGTCACACAATGACACAGAAGAAATGGAGCCTGGAGAAATGGAGCCTGATATGATGGATGAACAGGAAATGGAGGATGAAGATGCTAACACAAACTACAGAGAGGAGCTCCAAACTGATACAAAGGATGTTGAGGAAAATCCCCATGGTCTTCTTGCATTAGCAGGACTTGAGGATTCTGATGCAGATGATGAGCCG GCCGCCGGACCTTCCTCAACCATTAGCAGGCGGAGGCAAGCATTATCAGAATCTGATGACGATGAACCGATAATGAAGCAACAAAGTCCTGTAAGAGAAAATTCTGTTGATATGGAGGAGAGTGATGGAGAGATCAGGGGTGGAGAGAAGACACATGGAGATGATGCCAGTGATGaggaaaaataa